The Clarias gariepinus isolate MV-2021 ecotype Netherlands chromosome 7, CGAR_prim_01v2, whole genome shotgun sequence genome includes a window with the following:
- the p2ry1 gene encoding P2Y purinoceptor 1 — MTDMNFTSIPYVSENQALNYTRGCSLTKTAFQFYYLPTVYIIVFITGFIGNSLAIWMFVCHMRPWSSISVYMFNLALADFCYVLSLPFLIFYYFNKTDWIFGDITCRLQRFIFHVNLYGSILFLMCISMHRYSGVVHPLKSLGRLKKKNAVRTSALVWFIVIAGISPILYYSRTGPKRNVTTCYDTTTEDELPGYFVYSMCMTVFGFCVPFVVILVCYGFIVKALIYNDMDNAPLRKKSIYLVIIVLAVFAVSYLPFHVMKNLNMRARLYFQSSEMCGFNNRVYATYQVTRGLASLNSCVDPILYFLAGDTFRRRLSRATKKNSRKGDLVVQSKSEETALNSLPEYTENGNRSL, encoded by the coding sequence ATGACAGACATGAACTTCACCTCGATCCCGTACGTGAGTGAGAACCAAGCTCTGAATTACACACGCGGCTGCTCGCTGACCAAAACCGCTTTCCAGTTTTACTACCTGCCCACCGTCTACATCATCGTCTTCATCACCGGCTTTATCGGAAACAGCCTGGCCATATGGATGTTCGTGTGCCACATGCGCCCGTGGAGCAGCATCTCGGTTTACATGTTCAACCTTGCCCTGGCTGATTTCTGCTACGTCCTGTCGCTTCCCTTCCTCATATTCTACTACTTCAACAAAACCGACTGGATCTTCGGCGACATCACGTGCCGCCTGCAGCGCTTCATCTTCCATGTCAACCTCTACGGGAGCATCCTGTTCCTCATGTGCATCAGCATGCACCGCTACTCCGGCGTCGTCCACCCGCTCAAGTCGCTCGGGAGGCTGAAGAAGAAGAACGCCGTGCGCACCAGCGCCTTGGTGTGGTTCATCGTGATCGCCGGGATCTCGCCCATCCTGTACTACTCGCGTACCGGACCTAAGCGGAACGTCACGACGTGCTACGATACGACCACCGAGGACGAGCTTCCGGGGTACTTCGTCTACAGCATGTGCATGACCGTGTTTGGATTCTGCGTGCCCTTCGTGGTCATCCTTGTCTGCTACGGATTCATCGTCAAAGCGCTTATTTACAATGACATGGACAACGCGCCGCTCAGGAAGAAATCCATCTATCTGGTCATCATCGTGCTTGCTGTATTTGCTGTGTCCTACCTGCCCTTCCACGTCATGAAGAACCTCAACATGAGGGCCAGGCTGTACTTCCAGAGTTCTGAGATGTGCGGGTTTAACAACAGGGTCTACGCCACCTACCAGGTCACCCGGGGTTTGGCCAGCCTCAACAGCTGCGTGGATCCCATCCTTTACTTTTTAGCCGGGGACACGTTTCGACGACGGCTCTCCAGAGCCACCAAGAAGAATTCCAGGAAGGGCGACCTCGTGGTTCAATCCAAGAGCGAGGAAACGGCCCTGAACAGTCTTCCAGAGTACACCGAGAATGGCAACAGGTCGCTCTGA